GAGAAGTTGGAGCGGCACTACCGCGATATGCAGGACATGGAGTTTACGATCGAAAACGAAAAACTCTACATGCTCCAGACCCGCAACGGCAAGCGCACCGCCGCCGCCGCGCTCAAAATCGCCGTCGACCTCGTCGATGAAGGCATGATTTCCACCGAGGAGGCGGTTTTGAAGGTGGAGCCGCGGCAGCTCGATTCGTTGCTGCACCCGCAGTTTGACACCGCCGCGCTGAAAGCCGCGAAACCTGTGGCCCAGGGTTTGCCTGCTTCGCCGGGCGCCGCCGCCGGCGCCGCGTATTTTACCGCCGAGGACGCGACAAAGGCCGCGAAGAACGGTAAAGTCGTACTCGTCCGCCTGGAGACGTCGCCCGAGGACATCGAGGGCATGAACGCCGCCCAAGGCATCCTGACTGTGCGCGGCGGCATGACGTCCCACGCCGCCGTCGTGGCCCGCGGCATGGGCACCTGCTGCGTGGCGGGTTGTGGCGCTATCAAGATGGACGAGGCAAACAAGTGCTTCCATGTCGGCGGCCAGACTGTGCGCGAGGGGGATTGGATCTCCATCGACGGGTCCACTGGCAATGTGTACATCGGTCAGATCTCCACGGTCGAGGCCGCGCTCACCGGTGACTTCGGCCGTTTCATGGCCTGGGCCGACGAAAAGCGCCGGCTCAAAGTCCGTACGAACGCCGACACCCCGCGTGACGCCGAGCAGGCCGTCCGATTCGGCGCCGAGGGCATCGGCCTCTGCCGTACTGAGCATATGTTCTTTGAGGGCGACCGCATCAAGGCCATCCGCGAGATGATCGTCTCCGAGACGGTCGAGCAGCGCAAGGCGGCTCTTGACAAACTGCTTCCGATGCAGCGGGGCGACTTTGAGGGCATCTTCGAGGCGATGGGTGAACGGCCCGTCACGATCCGCTTCCTTGACCCGCCGCTGCACGAATTCCTGCCTACGGCCGACGAGGACATCGCCGCGTTGGCGAAGGAGATGGGAGTTGACGAGGGCAAGCTCCGCCAGATCGTCGGCGATTTGCACGAACTCAACCCGATGCTGGGGCATCGCGGCTGCCGTCTCGCGATCACCTATCCCGAAATCGCCGAGATGCAGACCCGCGCGGTCATTGAGGCCGCGATCAACGTAAAGAAGCGTCTCGGGCTGAACATCGTACCCGAGATCATGATCCCGCTGGTGGGCATCGTCAAAGAGTTCAGCTTTGTGCGTGGTATCGTCGTCGAGGTGGCCGACCGGATCATCCGTGAGTCCGGCATTGCGCTCGACTACCTGGTGGGCACGATGATCGAGATCCCCCGCGCCTGTGTGGTGGCCGACGAGATTGCCAAGGAGGCCCAGTTCTTCAGCTTCGGCACGAACGATCTCACGCAGATGGGCTTTGGTTTCAGCCGAGACGACGTGGGTAAGATCCTAGGTGCGTACTTCGACAAAAAGATCCTGGAGTCCGACCCGTTTGCGCGTCTGGACCAGGAGGGTATCGGCAAGCTCGTCAAACTGGCGGTGAAGCTCGGACGCGAAGCCCGTCCGACCATCAAGCTCGGCATCTGCGGCGAACACGGCGGCGACCCTTCCTCCGTCGAATTCTGTCACGAGGCCGGGTTGGACTATGTTTCCTGCTCTCCCTTCCGCGTGCCCATCGCCCGTCTCGCAGCGGCGCAGGCGGCGATACACAGTCTGGATGTAAAATGATAAATCGCCGGAAAAGCCTGATTTTACAGCACTTTGCGGCATTTGTAACGCTCTGAAATAATGTATGTAGGGGGACACTTCGGTGTCCCCTTCGCTTTCGCCTAAAACGACAGAAGCGTGGTTTTTTCTGCCCTCGACACAAGCAGTGAGGTTTTCTGAAATCCCGTTGTCGAGGTTCATGTGAAAGGCATAGCGGTTGTTGCCCAGCGGCGTGATTCGGCGAACGAATTTTTCCACGACAGCTTCATCCATCTTATCGCCGGACAGGTCAATCGCTCGGTTCAGGGTGCGCTCTATTTCTTTCCAGCGCAGCTTTTCCTCCGGCGGGATTGTAATGGGCTTTGATTTTTCCTCAAGCTCCTTTTTGGCGGATTCCAATTCCGCGTCTAATTTTGTGCGGCGGACGCGGTACTGCACCTGATTACGGCTTTCGCCTGTATTTTCAGCCACAATATCGATGCTCCACGACTTCTGCCCAACTTGGGTAGCGGTGAAATATTTGATGATATAATTTTAGCGATATAAAGATAAAACCGCAAATGTACCGAACAAAATTATTGGATTGCAAATAGCTATTCTTAAAAATATAAATCAGTTATTATAAAATATTTTTGATTTTTATTGACTTGCCTCTCGCTTCCGGTTATAATATACTCAATACATAGAAGGAGGCGCGGCGAATATGAAACGAAAAATTACTGAAAATTTGCTCCGATGGAAAAGAAAGCCGTCAGGCCGGATGCCGCTGCTGGTATACGGCGCAAGACAGGTTGGCAAAACCCACATCATCCGAGAGTTCGGCGAGCGGTATTATAAGAATGTCGCCTATTTTAACTTGGAAACCAATCAAACGGTCGCCAGCTATTTTTCCGACAACATTGAGCCAGAGCGGATTCTGCGGTTTCTGGAAACGGAATCGCGTGAGCGGATTATTCCCGGCGAAACACTCATCATTTTTGATGAGATTCAGTCCTGCTCACGAGCATTGACCTCCCTGAAATACTTCAACGAGCAAACGAAGGAGTATCACATCATCGGCGCGGGCAGTCTGCTGGGCGTGGCGATTAACCGTGAGAAATATTCCTTCCCCGTCGGAAATGTGGATTCCGTGACCCTGTTTCCGCTTGATTTTGAGGAGTATCTGTGGGCGCTTGGCGAGGAAATGCTGTGCGCCGAAATCAAACGCGCCTTTGCTGACAACGAAGCGCTGCCCGCCGCGCTTCACGAAAAATCGCTGGATTACTATCGGCAATACCTCATTACAGGCGGAATGCCGCGGGCGGTTTTGGAGTTTGTGGAAACGGGCAGTCTGCTAACCGTGCCGGATGTGCAGAATAAAATTATCAACGATTACATTGCGGATATGGCGAAGTACGCGACCAATACGCAGAGCGTAAAAATCCGTGCGGCGTACAACTCCATCCCGGTTCAGCTTGCCAAAGAGAACAAAAAGTTTCAGTACAAGCTGGCGCAGAGGGGCGGCACGGCGACCATTTTCGGCGAGGCAATCGAGTGGCTGGACTTTGCGGGCGTTGTGCTGAAATGTCAACGTATCAAGCAGGGCATAATGCCGATTGCCGTTTACAGTGACCTTGCAAGCTTCAAATTGTACATGAGTGATATCGGTCTGCTCACCATGAAAAGCGGCATTTCTCAGCAAGCGGTGCTGTCGGCGGGCGAAATCGAGAACACCTTTCTCGGCGCGGTCACTGAGAGCTATGTGGCTCAGGCGCTCCAAAACAACCACTACGGATTATATTATTGGACGAACGAAGGGACGGCGGAGCTTGATTTTGTGCTGCAAAAAGGCGACGACATCACCGCGGTTGAGGTCAAGACAGGCACGCGCACCAAGTCAAGAAGTCTGAATATGTTCGTGACGAAGTACAGACCCGCTTACTCCATTCGCATTTCAGCAAAGAATTTCGGCTTTGAAAACGGCATCAAATCCGTCCCGCTCTACGCTGTGTTTTGCATATGAATAACTGACCCACCGAAAAAGAGCATCATTTCTCTTTCGACGGGTTGAGCGTTTCTTCTTGTTCCCCTCTCTGCTTATATTATGGGAGAAAAACGCCCGATTCATAAAGACGCACATCAAATATTAATCAAAAAACACATCACCGAATTAGACGGCAAGATGTATAGCGGAACGGTTTTTGTCGTTGATTTCAGGGGCAGCGAGGTTGCGGAATTTTTCGGGAAGGCTCCGGATACACCTACGATATTGTTGTGGAAAGCGAAAACATGCTTTATAAGCCTTTGCCTGAGCATCTATTTTCCTCTCTTCCAATTGAAGGCGGTGGCGAAGAATGAAATCTGAAAAAGCTGAAATTATCATCTACCAATCCGCGGACGGCAAGGTCAAGGTAGACTGCCGTCTTGACGGAGAAACGCTATGGCTCTCGCAAGAGCAGCTTGCCGCATTGTTCGGTCGTGACAAATCGGTTATCAATCGACACGTCAACAACATTTTGCGCGAAGGCGAACTTGACGAAAAAGTGGTTGTTGCAGAATTTGCAATAACCACTCCGCACGGCGCAATGAAAGGAAAATCGCAAGAACACAATGTCAAACATTACGCCCTTGACATGATTCTTGCCGTAGGATACCGCATAAAATCGTCGCAAGCCACATGGTTCAGGCAATGGGCGACTTCTGTTCTCCACGAGTATCTGCAAAAAGGCTTTGTGATGAACGATGAGTTCTTGAAGAACTTTGGCGGCGGTTTATATTGGAAAGAGCCTACCTTAATACCCTGAAAGACATTCAGAAAAGGCTGAAAGCGGGAGGTGGCGAGGATGCGTAATATGTTCTCGGTTGACAGCAAAGTTTATTTTAAATTTGACGGCAAGGAGCATACGGGCAAAGTATTTGTCGTAGATTTTTGGAATGGCGAGGCCGCAGATGCTTTTGGGCTTAAAGGTGCAGGACACACCTATGACATTTTAGTTGAGAGCGAAAATACGCTCTACAAGCATATCCCTGAACACTCGCTTTCTTCTGTCCAAAGTGAATACGGCGGAGGTCGCGAAGTGTGAGATATAAATTGGGCGAAGTTGCAGACCTCATTGGTGGAGGAACGCCTAAAACTACCGTTGCCGAGTATTGGAACGTAGGTATTCATTTCTGTGACAAGAGAGAGTCGGATTTTGGGAATATTCTCAAACCCAAACCTCCACCTCCAACGGCTCATACTGATACTCCCGCAAATATTCGCCCCTCGCCCGCCGAAAAGCCAGTGCCGCCGCAAAGTCAATTTTGAACGAGAACCCAATCCCGCAAACCCGCATAAAATCAACGTTTTTCAACTCCTCCAGACTATCGCTGCGGCGCAGGCGGCGATACACACGAGGGAGAAGTAGACTCTATGACGAGTTCACCATTGACTGCCAAGCGGCGTTGGCATTCCGCAAGGCGTGGGGCGAATACCTGCGGAAGTATCAGTGAGAGGATATTACGGTAGAGGTTTATATTTGAACGGAAAATAAAAATGAAACCTCGCCCTTATTACAGCAATTTCTGTGATGGGGGTGAGGTTTGTTGCTCGACATATTCTCTCAAAGTATATGTGAGAGGACGGAAAACCCGCCGAAAGAAAATTTCATTCTTTTTCGGTGGGCGATTTGCGTTAGCCTTGTTTGTACCGCAGAAAAGAATGGCGCGGCAAACTATTGGCAAAATGCACAAAAAAGATTTCGCTCTGCCATTGACTTTGCGAAATGCATGTAATATAATAGGGGCGTCAGCATCTAAGTGCCCGGAAACGGAGCGGTCGCCTTCGTGTGCAGAGGCGGCGGCCGGTGGGGCCGTTTGTGCAGACGGTCTTGTCCCGAGGTTCCTGCCCGCCGCGGACACAGTGAACCGTGGCCGGGCCTTTTGTGTTGTCTCAAGATGCTGATCGCTGGGCAAAGAGTTCTCAGCACAGAAAAAAGAGAAGAGGAAGGGATCGTATGAAAGCTCGTAAGTTTTTCAGTTCAGTCGTCGCGCTCATGCTGCTCCTGACAATGTTCCCGAGCATTGCCATGCCGGAGGTGCGGGCCGACGACTCGGATATCGTTAGCATAACTGTCAGCGAAGACGCCCATACGCAGATGTGGAGCACCCAAGACGCCAACAACTATGGCGGCATGTGGATATTAAAAGTCTGCAGGCCCAACGCCGACGCCGCCGACTCCTCGAATGACAACCTGTATGGACGGTTCGGCGAATTATCGCAACCCGGAGACGCCAATACGACATATCTCAAGTTTACCGGGTTGACTGACTCTCAGCTGGCCCGGGTGAAAAAGGCCGAACTTGTCTTGACCCACATGGGCAGAAGAAATGCCGCTCGCAGTACCAGTCAAAATCTGATTGTACGGCGTGTTGGAGATAACTGGACAGAAGGCAGCGGCGCGGCCAGCTCTGCCGCCACGGCCGCCACCGGGAGCATGATTTCAGGAAGCTACGCAAGGAACGCGGCGGGCGGCCTTTATGCCGCGGCGACCGGAGCGCTGGGAGCTCCTAAAGAGGACGGCACGGGACTTCTCGCGCGTTCTTCACCGTCGTTTAATCCTCAGTCCGGCGGATACGCGCAAAATCCCAATTACAACGGCCATAACAATTTGAACGCCGCCGCCGCGGTTTCCGGCACAAGAGTTACCACTGACATAACCGCGATTGTCAAAGCGATGCCGAAAGGCGAAAACACCTTGAGCCTTGCCGTGAGCGCGGACGACGACGGTTGTCAGCAGACGTTTTTCGTCAGTAAAGAGGGCACCGCGGCTCTCAATAATGCCACAGCCGACATGGCCCCAACCCTTAGGCTCACATTGGGGGAGCCGGTGGTTCTGGAAGAAAAAACCTTCACAGTGGAGCTTTCAGACGACGCCCATGTTGAGGGGTGGAGCGCCGCCAACAGAGGCACAAACTACGGCAGTGCGATTTATATGAGGGTGCAAAGGCCAAACGGCACCGGCGTCGCTTTGAACGACGCCGCTTATGGCCCGTTCGGTGAACTGCAGCTCGGGGATCCGATAGATGGAAAATCGACGCTGTTAAAATTTGCGTTTACCGACGAGCAGTGGGCCGACATATCGACGGCGGTGGAAGTCGAGGCCGAGCTTGGTTTGACCCTTTTCGGAAGAAGATACGCCGACCGAAACGGCGATGATGAAAGGCTGCGCGTAAGGGCCGTCACAAACGACTGGACCGAAAGCGGTTTGTCATGGAACGAAATGACAGACACCTCAGGCGGCGAGGCCGTTTTCTATCCTCGCACCTATTTGACGGGGACTGAGACCTTGACCCCCGGTGTCGTTATTGAGGAATCGCAGGCGTTTAACCCCGCAAGGACCGCCGGCGATACAACCAGTTTACAGGCCAGCGGTACCCCTGCCAACAGCGCGACAATAGACGGCAGGCAGATAAAGACGGACATTTCCAATACCGTCAAGGCCATGGATATGACCGATGCGTCAAAAGAACTGAGCCTTGGCATAAGCACGAAAAGCGCCAGATGCCAGGAGATACTCTTGCTCAGCAAAGAGGGCGCCGCCTCCGCTTCTCTGGGCATGATCGCCGCCGGTACAGACGGCGCCGACAGAGCGAAACTCGCCCCGTCGCTTACGATCACGCTGAAAATCCCCGCCGCAGCGGAGGTCAAGTACAGCGCGCAGGCGGACGGCGCCGCCGGTACGGCCATGTCCACCAAAATTGATTTTACTTTTGATAAAGATGTAACCGGTTTGACTGCCGACGCCATCGAGCTGAACCCGCCCGGCGCGGCTGATTTGGGGATTCTGACAGGCAGCGGTAAGAATTGGTCAGTGGCCTTAAGCAATGTCGTCCCCGGTCCGGTTACCATCACGTTACATAACATTCCGGGCTTTAATTTTGCGCCCAGCGGCGCCGACGCCAATGCCACCACATTCTATAGGCGCGCAGCCGTGCCTGTCACATACAGTGTTGCGCAAAATGGGAGAGCGGGTCTCACGACTTCCGAGATCGAAATCACGTTCAGCGCGCCGGTAAATGGCATGACTGCCGACGCCGTCAAGTTGACCCCATCTACCGCCGGCACGCCCGGCGCTCCGGTCGGATCGGCCGGCAATACAGTCTGGAAAGTCCCGGTTAGCAATGTTACCGCGACTACGGCTGTTACCGTTTCCATAACCGACAACCTTGACTATACTTTTACCCCCGTCACGGCGGAAGCCAATCATATCATGCTTTATAAAAAACCTCTTGAGACCGCCACATACAATGTTACGCAAAACGGAAGCCCATCCGACACCACATCCGCCATCATCATGGCCTTTGATATCGCGGTATACGGCTTGACGACTGACGCCATACAAATCACCCCCTCCGCCGCGGTCACCAAAGGCGCCCTTTCGGCTTCGGCCGACAACAAAACCTGGATGCTTGCGGTGTACGATGTGACAGCCGGAGACATTGTCGTCACGATAGCCAGCAACCCGGAATATACTTTTACGCCGGGAACCAACACCGTCACGCTTTTCAATGTTGCGGGGGGCATCGATATCCTGCCTGGGACGCCGGCAAAAACCGCCCTTCACTTTAACGAGTGGACCACCCCGCAGGACGTAAAAGTAAACCAAGTGCCCTCCCGCTCGGTCATCGTCCCGTTTAAGGATGCGGCAAGCGCCAAAGCAAACCCAACGCTGAGGCTGTCGCAGCTTTCGCCCGACTCAAGCATCATCATGCTAAACGGTGTATGGAAGTTCCATTACGCAAGAACTCCTTCGGCTAAGCCTGCTGTGAACGGCGTGACAAGCATACCCTCCGATTTCACCATCGACATGAATGTACCCTCGAGCTGGCAGACCAATATGCAGTATGCCGGCTGGTACAGTGACAGCACAAACACCATGGACTGGCCCATCTACCGAAACCAAAGGTATGCGTGGATGGTTGGCGGCGATGGCGTTACAGCCGGAGGTTTTGGCTCTGCCAGCTTTGCGACTGGCCAAAGTTCAATCAGCGCCGCGAACAGCGCCTTTAACCCTGTGGGCACCTATATGCGCACGGTGAATATTGACGGGGCAGACATTGGAAACACCCGCTTTATCATGACTTTCCTGGGCGTTGAATCCGGCTTCTACCTCTACGTCAACGGCAGCCCTGTGGGGTACGGTGAGGACAGCTTTACCTCCTGTGAGTTCGATATAACAGAATTCGTTAAAGCGGGGGAGAACCTGGTTGCGGCGCAGGTCTACCGCTGGACTACCGGCAGTTATCTTGAGAATGCGGATGTCATCAACTATTCCGGTATTTACCGCGACGTGTACATCACCAAAC
This sequence is a window from Oscillospiraceae bacterium. Protein-coding genes within it:
- a CDS encoding virulence RhuM family protein, whose protein sequence is MKSEKAEIIIYQSADGKVKVDCRLDGETLWLSQEQLAALFGRDKSVINRHVNNILREGELDEKVVVAEFAITTPHGAMKGKSQEHNVKHYALDMILAVGYRIKSSQATWFRQWATSVLHEYLQKGFVMNDEFLKNFGGGLYWKEPTLIP
- a CDS encoding ATP-binding protein; the protein is MKRKITENLLRWKRKPSGRMPLLVYGARQVGKTHIIREFGERYYKNVAYFNLETNQTVASYFSDNIEPERILRFLETESRERIIPGETLIIFDEIQSCSRALTSLKYFNEQTKEYHIIGAGSLLGVAINREKYSFPVGNVDSVTLFPLDFEEYLWALGEEMLCAEIKRAFADNEALPAALHEKSLDYYRQYLITGGMPRAVLEFVETGSLLTVPDVQNKIINDYIADMAKYATNTQSVKIRAAYNSIPVQLAKENKKFQYKLAQRGGTATIFGEAIEWLDFAGVVLKCQRIKQGIMPIAVYSDLASFKLYMSDIGLLTMKSGISQQAVLSAGEIENTFLGAVTESYVAQALQNNHYGLYYWTNEGTAELDFVLQKGDDITAVEVKTGTRTKSRSLNMFVTKYRPAYSIRISAKNFGFENGIKSVPLYAVFCI
- the ppdK gene encoding pyruvate, phosphate dikinase gives rise to the protein MYLFSEGNSQMRELLGGKGANLAEMTVLGMPVPQGFTVTTEACTRYYEDGEIIAGEIQTQIDEYLKKLEEITGKKFGDLENPLLVSVRSGSRASMPGMMDTILNLGLNDEVVEAFAQKTNNPRFAYDSYRRFIQMYSDVVMEVGKKYFEELIDKMKEARGVELDTELTAEDLKELAGQFKAEYKAKLGQDFPQVAKEQLLGAVKAVFRSWNNPRAIYYRRMNDIPSSWGTAVNVQSMVFGNMGNTSGTGVAFTRNPATGEKKLYGEFLMNAQGEDVVAGIRTPQTIDQLAQVMPAVYKQFAEYAEKLERHYRDMQDMEFTIENEKLYMLQTRNGKRTAAAALKIAVDLVDEGMISTEEAVLKVEPRQLDSLLHPQFDTAALKAAKPVAQGLPASPGAAAGAAYFTAEDATKAAKNGKVVLVRLETSPEDIEGMNAAQGILTVRGGMTSHAAVVARGMGTCCVAGCGAIKMDEANKCFHVGGQTVREGDWISIDGSTGNVYIGQISTVEAALTGDFGRFMAWADEKRRLKVRTNADTPRDAEQAVRFGAEGIGLCRTEHMFFEGDRIKAIREMIVSETVEQRKAALDKLLPMQRGDFEGIFEAMGERPVTIRFLDPPLHEFLPTADEDIAALAKEMGVDEGKLRQIVGDLHELNPMLGHRGCRLAITYPEIAEMQTRAVIEAAINVKKRLGLNIVPEIMIPLVGIVKEFSFVRGIVVEVADRIIRESGIALDYLVGTMIEIPRACVVADEIAKEAQFFSFGTNDLTQMGFGFSRDDVGKILGAYFDKKILESDPFARLDQEGIGKLVKLAVKLGREARPTIKLGICGEHGGDPSSVEFCHEAGLDYVSCSPFRVPIARLAAAQAAIHSLDVK